Genomic DNA from Deltaproteobacteria bacterium:
TGCGGGTGTACCCTTTGCTGGAAATACCAAAATCCTTGTGCGAAGAACTCGTATGATGAAACTCCAAAGCTTCCATACATCGATCGTATCCACATACCTGACAACACCCACCTTTGTGGGCAATTGCTCGCTGGCGTAACTCTTTCCGTCGTCTACGAACAACTTCTATTAAGTATACTCGACGATCTGCGTATGTTCGCTTCTCAGCCATCGATTCACGGTTTTTACAGCCGATTGCTCTGCCGGTTGAGCTACCGAGGATCGTGAGGCAGAGTTGTAGCAAAGGGGCAGAAACGTGTAAAGCGCGGCACGATGAGAAACTACATCTCTCGTCGCCCTTCAATAGCACGACCGAGAGTGACAGCATCAACGTATTCCACATCGCCGCCCATCGGGATGCCGTGGGCAATACGGCTGACACGAATGCCTAGCGGCTTAATGAGTTTCGCCAGATACAACGCTGTGGCTTCACCTTCCACCGTCGGATTGGTTGCAATAATGACCTCACGTGTGTGTCCGCGACGAAGCCGTTCCATCAGTTGGGTAATTTTGAGTTGCTCAGGTCCGATACCATCAAGTGGAGCAAGGACTCCCTGTAAAACATGATAATGGCCATGGTACTCCTGTGCTCGTTCAACGGCCATTTGATCTGCGGGTTCTTCTACAACACAAATCGCCTCGTCACTCCGTTTCGGGTCGTTACAAACCGGACATAAATCGCCTTCGGCAAAACTGAAGCACTGTTGGCAATACGATGTCTCTGCTTTTACCGCCCAGATCGCTTCAGATAAATTTTCCACATATTCGCGCCCAGCGCCCAAGATAAACAACGCCAAACGAGTCGCCGTTTTCTCACCGATACCTGGGAGTTTCCCTAACTCCTGGACAAGGCGTGCAAGTGCGGGAGTCAGCGGCATGATATCCTTCGTCTCGCAAAGAACAGACAGACTTCCTCAAGCAGTCAAACCAGGAATCTTCAGACCTCCGGTCACCTTCGCCATCTCATCTGCCATGAGCTTCTGGGCTTTACGCAGTCCTTCATTGACCGCAGCGATCACCAGGTCTTGCAGCATTTCTTGATCACCAGATGTAACCACCGTGGGCTCAATCCGTAGTGAGACTAATTCGAGGCGGCCACTGACCACAGCGGTCACCATCTTGCCACCGGCAGAGGCTTCTACTGTTTTATTGGCAGCATCCTCTTGCGCGCGGCTGAGTCTATCTTGCAACTGCTTGGCCTGTTTCATCAAATCGCCCATGTTTGCCATAGCTGCTCCTTATTGTGACGGCTCGTTAGATACTCGATGCGAGCGGGTTTTTTGGACTTCTCCTCCCAAAACATCAAGGACAGTTTTGACGAGAGAGTCATCCGTTCCAGGTTGGCTTTGAGGAGTCGCGGCCTGCCCTCCATGAGGCACTGGTGACGGCGGCGACGGAGAGGAAGTGGCACCACCTTTTGTGACTTCTACCGTCAATGGACGCCCAAAGGCGCGTTTCGCCGCAGTCTCCAGGAAAGCAACATTTTCCTTACGAGAGAGTTCCTTAAAATAGGGATCTTTCTCAAGGCCAATACGGAGACTGGTCTGGGTGATATCGAGGAGGCGACCAGATTTCAGGGCAAAGAACACGGAAATCTTTTCCTTCTGCACCGCAGCTAAAAATTTATCCCAGGCTTGTTGCTGGTCGGCATTCACAGCAGTAGCTTCTTCAACCCGCGGGCTATCTTCTTCTTGCTGCATGGGAGAAGGTCTTGGACGAGACGGTGGCGGATCTTCTCGACGCGGATTCACTGCAGGACGAAGAGCCGGGACCTCGTCTTTAGGTAATGGAGCAGGCGGACGCAGAGGCGCCATAGACACAGCGGGTTGTGCCGCAGGTGAATGCAGCTGACTTGCTGGGCGCGCAGATAAAGGTTGGCCACTCAAACTCTGAGCGACAGTTTCCAGTCGGGCTAAGGCTTCATCAATCGGCAATACTGCTGGCTGGCTGGCAAGTTTGACCAGGGTCATCTCGACAACGAGCTGAGCATACGCAGTCTTGCTGACGTCTTCTTCTGCTCGCAGAGTAAGAGTAAAGAGCCGTTGCAAATCTTCAAGCGAGCGTCGTGAAGCTTGCTGTTGGACCTCAGCGATTTCGTGATCAGGAAGATCCGCCAGGGCTGCCAGTTCCGGGTTGACCTTGACGAAAACCAGATTGCGGAAATGTTCAAGCAAATCATGGCAAAGACGTCGTGGATCATACCCATGTTGATATAAATCCCCAGCTAAGCGTAACGCTGAAGCCGGGTCTTGACCCAATACGTCTTCCACGAGCCGGAACAATGCTTGCCGGTCGGCAACACCAAGGGACTCTTGCACTGTTCGTTCATTAATCTCTCCGTTACTCCAGGCTACAACTTGGTCCAGTAACGATTCGGCATCACGCAGGCTGCCGTCAGCTTCACGAGCAAGCAGGGCAAGTCCACGATCATCAACCGTCAAGCCTTCGCGTTCAGCAATCGAACGCAATTTGGCGATAAGCTCACGCAACGGAATACGTTTGAAATCGTAGCGTTGACAGCGTGAGGAAATCGTCGCCAGTATTTTATGAGATTCGGTGGTGGCAAAGATAAACTTGACATGGAGTGGAGGTTCTTCAAGGGTCTTGAGTAAGGCGTTGAACGCCGCGTTCGACAACATGTGGACTTCATCAATGATGACCACACGAAAGCGACTTTTGACCGGGCGGTATTGGATTCCTTCGGTCAGATCACGGATATTATCGACACCGGTATGCGATGCACCATCGATTTCTAACACATCGAGCGCAGTGCCAGCAGTAATCTCAGTACAATTACTGCAAGTGTTACATGGCTCAGCAGTTGGGCCATTCTCACAGTTGAGGGCTTTGGCTAACAGGCGTGCAGTAGTGGTTTTTCCCACACCGCGAGGACCAGTAAACAAAAACGCATGTGCCACTCGCCCGCTGGTAATCGCATTACGCAGCGTCCGGGTCACATGTTCTTGCCCTACAACTTCGTCAAAGGTTTGCGGTCGCCACTTACGCGCAAGAACAAGGTAGCTCATATTCATGAAAAATTAAAAATGCAAAATGCAAAATGCAAAATGGGGAAAGAAAATTTCGTCGTTCTCCATTTTTAATTTTACATTTTGCATTGTTCGCGCCGCCACTGGTGATAGCTAGGCTTCCCTGCGGCACAGGGTTAGAATCGGTACCGTTGCTTCCTTCCGGACCTGGCGGAGTTCCCGACCTCCCTTGCGCAGGACCTAGCTATCACCACTGACGGAGAGGGAGGGATTCGAACCCTCGGTACCGGTAAAGGTACACACGATTTCCAGTCGTGCCCAATCGGCCACTCTGGCACCTCTCCCCACCAACCTTCTCACATCGAGAGACAACTGGCTCTCATTCTTTATTTCTAGAGGGTTTTTGAGGTTGTAACACCTCCGTTGTGCTCCCGCAAGGAGGAAATAAATCCTCACTGTAACCTCGGTATAGGCATCGTATTTACAGCGGAGACAACAGTAGAACATCTCCCCTTCAATGTGCTCAGAGTGTACAGAACGAAAAGAGAAATCCCCTCATTCATGCTGAGCCTGTTGCCTCGTGAATGAGGAGGATCGCTACACATGATTAAAATGACCTAGGGAATTATAGCCTATTTACCGCTTCTCCCAAGGGTCGGTTTCTTGAACGCAGAGCCCACTCTACTTAGTATTCATGATTTATGAAGCTTTCTTCTTTTACTTTGCGCTGAACAAATCCCAGCGGACAAAAACAAAGGCTGGCACGAAGTCTGAACCAATATTTTTTCATCCGAA
This window encodes:
- the recR gene encoding recombination protein RecR translates to MPLTPALARLVQELGKLPGIGEKTATRLALFILGAGREYVENLSEAIWAVKAETSYCQQCFSFAEGDLCPVCNDPKRSDEAICVVEEPADQMAVERAQEYHGHYHVLQGVLAPLDGIGPEQLKITQLMERLRRGHTREVIIATNPTVEGEATALYLAKLIKPLGIRVSRIAHGIPMGGDVEYVDAVTLGRAIEGRREM
- a CDS encoding YbaB/EbfC family nucleoid-associated protein, whose amino-acid sequence is MANMGDLMKQAKQLQDRLSRAQEDAANKTVEASAGGKMVTAVVSGRLELVSLRIEPTVVTSGDQEMLQDLVIAAVNEGLRKAQKLMADEMAKVTGGLKIPGLTA
- the dnaX gene encoding DNA polymerase III subunit gamma/tau → MNMSYLVLARKWRPQTFDEVVGQEHVTRTLRNAITSGRVAHAFLFTGPRGVGKTTTARLLAKALNCENGPTAEPCNTCSNCTEITAGTALDVLEIDGASHTGVDNIRDLTEGIQYRPVKSRFRVVIIDEVHMLSNAAFNALLKTLEEPPLHVKFIFATTESHKILATISSRCQRYDFKRIPLRELIAKLRSIAEREGLTVDDRGLALLAREADGSLRDAESLLDQVVAWSNGEINERTVQESLGVADRQALFRLVEDVLGQDPASALRLAGDLYQHGYDPRRLCHDLLEHFRNLVFVKVNPELAALADLPDHEIAEVQQQASRRSLEDLQRLFTLTLRAEEDVSKTAYAQLVVEMTLVKLASQPAVLPIDEALARLETVAQSLSGQPLSARPASQLHSPAAQPAVSMAPLRPPAPLPKDEVPALRPAVNPRREDPPPSRPRPSPMQQEEDSPRVEEATAVNADQQQAWDKFLAAVQKEKISVFFALKSGRLLDITQTSLRIGLEKDPYFKELSRKENVAFLETAAKRAFGRPLTVEVTKGGATSSPSPPSPVPHGGQAATPQSQPGTDDSLVKTVLDVLGGEVQKTRSHRVSNEPSQ